From a single Brassica rapa cultivar Chiifu-401-42 chromosome A01, CAAS_Brap_v3.01, whole genome shotgun sequence genomic region:
- the LOC103828220 gene encoding protein EMBRYO SAC DEVELOPMENT ARREST 30 — MVFRSRIKWIALLVLILSVGSLLVHLSITKSSSVQLASYARGTLWQDFDSLLGSQDFRNKHLWRPVRSLETLQPYANPRTSYPAPSSANNGYIYAKIFGGFDKIRSSICDLVTISRLLNATLIIPELQESLRSKGISNKFKSFSYLYDEEQFISFLKNDVIVAKTLPESLKAARKRNEFPLFKPKNSASTKFYLEDVLPKLKKAGVIGLVVSDGGCLQSTVPASMPELQRLRCRVAFHALQLRSEIQVLGKKMVDRLRRSGQPFLSYHPGLVRDKLAYHGCAELFQDLHSELIQYRRAQMIKQKFISEELIVDSHLRRDNGLCPLMPEEVGILLKALGYSQKAIIYLAGSEMFGGHRVLIPLRAMFPNLVDRTSLCSTEELSELVGPETPLPENTYEMPPRKSDKQLKEEWNKAGPRPRPLPPPPDRPIYQHEKEGWSGWLTENDTEPIPSPMDLRNQAHRLLWDALDFVVSVEADVFLPGFNNDGSGLPDFSSLVMGQRLYERPSSRTYRLDRKVIQELFNITREDMYHPNRNWTVRVREHLNSSLGESGLIRQSMLSKPRLFLSHPLPECSCRTSPLEESRQIRSDDGRFLYGGEDECPKWIKSAGVEKSKNDDGDQPDYEHDLLTEQSETEEEFAKSKVASAFDQDEEWDPND; from the exons ATGGTGTTCAGATCGAGGATAAAGTGGATTGCACTCTTGGTGCTCATTTTATCAGTAGGATCTCTCCTTGTGCATCTCTCGATTACAAAGTCTTCTTCTGTACAGTTGGCTTCTTATGCGAGAGGCACTCTTTGGCAAGATTTTGATTCTTTGTTAGGTTCACAG GATTTTAGAAATAAGCACTTATGGCGGCCTGTCAGATCGTTGGAGACCTTGCAGCCTTATGCCAATCCTAGAACTAGTTATCCTG CGCCCAGTTCAGCAAACAATGGCTACATTTATGCAAAGATATTTGGTGGATTTGACAAGATCAGATCTTCT ATATGTGATCTTGTCACCATCTCCAGGCTTCTAAATGCTACTCTTATCATTCCAGAGCTTCAGGAAAGTCTTCGCTCTAAAGGCATCAG CAACAAGTTCAAGAGTTTCTCCTATCTTTATGATGAAGAGCAGTTTATATCCTTTCTTAAAAACGATGTTATCGTTGCGAAGACACTCCCTGAGAGCTTGAAAGCCGCAAGAAAAAGGAATGAGTTCCCTCTTTTTAAGCCCAAAAACTCTGCATCAACAAAGTTTTACCTCGAGGATGTATTGCCAAAGTTAAAGAAAGCTGGTGTTATTGGATTGGTCGTCTCTGATGGGGGATGCTTGCAG TCAACTGTTCCAGCTTCAATGCCTGAACTTCAAAGACTAAGGTGTAGAGTTGCCTTCCATGCCCTCCAGCTTCGTTCAGAAATCCAGGTGCTGGGAAAGAAGATGGTTGACAG GTTACGGAGATCAGGTCAACCCTTCTTGTCTTATCATCCTGGCTTAGTGAGGGACAAATTGGCATATCATGGCTGTGCTGAGCTTTTCCAG gaTCTTCACAGTGAACTCATTCAGTATCGGCGGGCTCAGATGATCAAGCAGAAGTTTATTTCCGAAGAACTTATTGTTGACTCGCACTTACGCAGGGACAATGGCTTATGTCCTCTCATGCCAGAAGAG GTTGGAATTCTTTTGAAAGCATTGGGTTATTCTCAAAAAGCGATTATATACTTAGCTGGTTCAGAAATGTTTGGCGGCCATCGTGTTTTGATCCCTCTGCGAGCCATGTTCCCTAATCTAGTGGACCGGACTTCTTTATGCAGCACGGAAGAATTATCAGAATTGGTTGGTCCTGAGACGCCTCTTCCAGAAAATACGTACGAAATGCCTCCTCGGAAAAGCGATAAGCAGCTCAAAGAAGAGTGGAACAAGGCAGGTCCTCGGCCTAGACCTCTCCCTCCTCCTCCAGACAGACCTATCTACCAGCacgaaaaagaaggatggtctGGTTGGCTTACAGAGAATGATACAGAACCAATCCCTTCACCTATGGATCTCAGGAATCAAGCGCACAGGTTACTGTGGGATGCACTTGACTTTGTTGTATCTGTAGAAGCTGACGTGTTTCTCCCTGGTTTCAACAACGATGGTAGTGGCTTGCCAGATTTTTCAAGCTTGGTAATGGGTCAGAGGCTCTATGAAAGACCCTCTTCACGAACATATAGACTGGACAG GAAAGTTATTCAAGAACTTTTCAACATAACCCGTGAGGACATGTACCATCCCAACCGTAACTGGACAGTTCGTGTGAGGGAACATCTGAACTCAAGTTTGGGTGAAAGTGGGCTAATCAGGCAGTCTATGCTGTCGAAACCGAGGTTGTTTCTTTCGCATCCACTTCCTGAATGCTCATGCAGAACATCTCCCCTTGAAGAATCCAGACAAATACGAAGTGATGACGGCAGATTTCTCTATGGAGGTGAGGATGAATGCCCTAAATGGATAAAATCAGCTGGGGTGGAAAAGAGTAAAAATGATGATGGTGATCAGCCTGATTATGAACATGACCTTCTCACTGAACAGTCAGAAACTGAAGAAGAGTTTGCGAAGAGTAAGGTGGCTTCAGCTTTTGACCAGGATGAAGAATGGGATCCCAATGACTAG
- the LOC103828226 gene encoding casein kinase 1-like protein HD16: MPELRSGARRSRRLEDQPNSNPQLVEQAENIALPPQTATRRRGGGRGRGNAALAKAAVPPRPAAAGRGRGIRLRDLEPEPCEVLPAAGALGGAEPALNRVEGVADQDIAAEGGGSPEKIAGMEDDSSMGPVPERVQVGNSPVYKTERKLGKGGFGQVYVGRRVSGGSDRIGADAIEVALKLEHRNSKGCNFGPPYEWQVYNTLNSCYGIPAVHHKGRQGDFYILVMDMLGPSLWDVWNSLAQSMSPNMVACIAVEAISILEKLHMKGFVHGDVKPENFLLGQPGTADEKKLYLIDLGLASRWKDSHSGQHVEYDQRPDVFRGTIRYASCHAHLGRTGSRRDDLESLAYTLIFLMRGRLPWQGYQGDNKSFLVCKKKMSTSPELMCCFCPPPFKLFLEAVTNMKFDEEPNYAKLISIFDTLIETCAISRPIRIDGALKVGQKRGRLLINLEEDEQPRKKIRIGSPATQWISVYNARRPMKQRYHYNVAETRLQKHVEKGTEDGLFISCVASAANLWALIMDAGTGFSSQVYELSTVFLHKDWIMEQWEKNFYISSIAGANNGSSLVVMSKGTPYTQQSYKVSDSFPFKWINKKWKEGFHVTSMTTAGSRWGIVMSRNSGYSEQVVELDFLYPSEGIHRRWESGFRITSMAATADQAALILSIPKRKITDETQETLRTSAFPSTHVKEKWTKNLYLASICYGRTVC; the protein is encoded by the exons ATGCCAGAGTTAAGAAGTGGAGCTAGGAGATCGAGACGCCTTGAAGATCAGCCTAACAGCAACCCTCAGCTAGTTGAGCAAGCAGAGAATATCGCACTCCCTCCTCAGACTGCAACAAGGAGAAGAGGTGGTGGTAGGGGAAGGGGGAATGCTGCTTTAGCTAAAGCGGCTGTACCTCCTAGACCAGCTGCTGCCGGTAGGGGCAGGGGTATCAGGTTGAGAGACTTAGAGCCAGAGCCTTGTGAGGTTCTTCCAGCTGCTGGTGCTTTAGGGGGCGCTGAACCTGCTTTAAATCGAGTCGAAGGGGTAGCTGATCAGGATATTGCTGCGGAAGGTGGTGGTAGCCCGGAGAAAATAGCAGGCATGGAAGATGATTCCAGCATGGGTCCAGTCCCTGAAAGG gTGCAAGTTGGAAATTCTCCTGTTTATAAGACAGAGAGGAAACTCGGTAAGGGTGGCTTCGGTCAAGTTTATGTTGGCAGAAGGGTGAGCGGTGGTAGTGATAGGATTGGAGCAGATGCAATTGAG GTAGCTCTGAAACTTGAACACCGAAATAGTAAAGGAtgtaattttggcccaccttACGAGTGGCAAGTGTACAA TACGCTCAATAGCTGTTATGGAATTCCTGCTGTACATCACAAGGGTCGTCAAGGAGATTTCTACATCTTG GTCATGGACATGCTCGGCCCTAGTCTTTGGGATGTTTGGAACTCTTTGGCTCAATC GATGTCACCAAACATGGTAGCTTGCATTGCAGTGGAGGCGATATCCATTCTTGAGAAACTGCATATGAAGGG GTTTGTGCATGGAGATGTGAAACCAGAGAACTTTTTACTTGGTCAGCCTGGAACAGCAGACGAGAAGAAACTGTACCTTATTGATCTTGGTCTGG CATCAAGATGGAAAGATTCGCACTCAGGCCAGCATGTTGAATATGATCAAAGACCAGATGTATTCAG GGGAACAATAAGGTATGCAAGTTGTCACGCACATCTTGGTCGTACTGGAAGTCGGAGGGACGATCTGGAGTCATTGGCTTATACATTGATATTTCTGATGCGGGGAAGGTTACCATGGCAAGGGTACCAG GGTGACAACAAAAGCTTTCTTGTTTGCAAGAAAAAGATGTCAACCTCTCCTGAATTGATGTGCTGTTTCTGTCCTCCCCCATTTAAGCTGTTTCTCGAGGCAGTTACTAATATGAAGTTTGACGAGGAGCCGAACTATGCCAAGCTTATCTCGATCTTTGATACTCTTATTGAGACATGTGCTATATCTAGACCGATTAGAATTGATGGGGCTCTTAAG GTTGGCCAAAAACGAGGAAGATTGCTTATCAATTTGGAAGAGGATGAACAGCCGAGGAAGAAAATCAGAATCGGCAGTCCTGCTACCCAATGGATCTCAGTCTATAATGCACGTCGTCCTATGAAACAGAG ATATCATTACAATGTTGCGGAAACAAGGCTGCAGAAGCATGTAGAGAAAGGTACCGAGGATGGCCTTTTCATAAGCTGTGTAGCATCAGCAGCTAATCTCTGGGCCCTCATCATGGATGCTGGGACTGGGTTCAGCTCTCAAGTTTATGAATTGTCCACAGTCTTCTTGCACAAG GACTGGATCATGGAACAATGGGAAAAGAACTTCTATATCAGTTCCATAGCTGGTGCTAATAACGGTAGCTCATTGGTCGTTATGTCTAAAG GAACTCCTTATACCCAGCAATCTTACAAAGTCAGCGACTCATTCCCATTCAAATGGATAAATAAAAAGTGGAAAGAAGGGTTTCATGTAACCTCCATGACCACTGCTGGGAGTCGTTGGGGTATAGTAATGTCCAGGAACTCAGGCTATTCTGAACAG GTGGTGGAGCTTGACTTTTTGTACCCAAGTGAAGGAATCCACCGAAGGTGGGAGAGTGGATTCAGGATAACATCAATGGCTGCAACAGCAGATCAAGCAGCTCTCATATTGAGTATACCTAAACGAAAAATAACCGACGAAACCCAAGAGACTCTCAGAACTTCTGCTTTCCCAAGCACCCATGTTAAG GAAAAATGGACCAAAAATCTGTACCTTGCATCAATATGCTATGGTCGGACCGTGTGCTGA
- the LOC103828225 gene encoding probable glutamate dehydrogenase 3 isoform X1 codes for MNALAATNRNFKLASRLLGLDSKLEKSLLIPFREIKVECTIPKDDGTLASFIGFRVQHDNARGPMKGGIRYHPEVEPDEVNALAQLMTWKTAVAKIPYGGAKGGIGCDPSELSISELERLTRVFTQKIHDLIGIHTDVPAPDMGTGPQTMAWILDEYSKFHGHSPAVVTGKPIDLGGSLGRDAATGRGVLFATEALLNEHGKSISGQRFVIQGFGNVGSWAAKLINEKGGKIVAVSDVTGAIKNKNGIDISGLLEHTEENRGIKGFDGADSIDPDSVLVEDCDVLVPAALGGVINRENANEIKAKFIIEGANHPTDPEADEILRKKGVVILPDIYANSGGVTVSYFEWVQNIQGFMWEEEKVNKELQNYMTRGFKDLKEMCKTHSCDLRMGAFTLGVNRVAQATVIRGWGS; via the exons ATGAACGCTTTAGCAGCAACCAACAGAAACTTCAAGCTAGCTTCTAGGCTTCTTGGTTTGGACTCAAAGCTTGAGAAAAGTCTTCTCATTCCCTTCAGAGAAATCAAG GTGGAATGTACCATACCGAAAGACGATGGAACTCTTGCATCATTCATTGGATTCAGAGTCCAACATGACAACGCAAGAGGTCCCATGAAAGGTGGCATCAGATATCATCCAGAG GTGGAACCGGATGAAGTAAACGCTTTGGCACAACTCATGACATGGAAAACCGCAGTGGCTAAGATACCTTACGGTGGAGCCAAAGGAGGCATTGGTTGTGACCCGAGCGAGCTAAGCATCTCAGAGCTTGAACGTTTGACTCGTGTTTTCACACAGAAGATCCATGATCTCATTGGGATTCATACCGATGTTCCAGCTCCTGATATGGGAACCGGTCCTCAG ACAATGGCGTGGATTCTTGATGAATACTCGAAGTTCCACGGACACTCTCCTGCTGTTGTGACAGGAAAACCCATT GATCTTGGTGGATCTTTGGGGAGAGATGCTGCTACAGGAAGAGGAGTGTTGTTTGCAACAGAAGCTCTACTCAATGAACATGGAAAGAGCATATCTGGACAGAGATTCGTCATCCAG ggttttggaaaTGTGGGTTCTTGGGCGGCTAAGTTGATAAATGAAAAAGGTGGGAAGATTGTGGCGGTGAGCGATGTCACAGGAGCAATCAAGAACAAGAACGGTATCGATATCTCTGGCTTGCTCGAGCATACCGAAGAAAACAGAGGAATCAAAGGGTTTGATGGTGCTGATTCCATCGATCCTGATTCAGTTCTTGTTGAAGATTGTGATGTTCTTGTCCCTGCAGCTTTAGGAGGCGTCATCAACAG GGAGAATGCAAATGAGATTAAAGCAAAGTTCATCATAGAAGGTGCTAATCATCCAACTGATCCTGAGGCTGACGAG ATACTGAGGAAGAAAGGTGTTGTGATCCTCCCAGATATATACGCAAACTCGGGAGGAGTTACTGTAAGTTACTTCGAGTGGGTGCAGAACATACAAGGATTCATGTGGGAAGAAGAAAAGGTGAACAAGGAGCTACAAAACTACATGACTCGCGGCTTCAAAGATTTAAAAGAGATGTGTAAGACACATTCATGTGATCTCCGTATGGGAGCTTTCACCCTTGGTGTCAACCGTGTGGCTCAAGCTACCGTTATCAGAGGTTGGGGATCTTGA
- the LOC103828225 gene encoding probable glutamate dehydrogenase 3 isoform X2 — MNALAATNRNFKLASRLLGLDSKLEKSLLIPFREIKVECTIPKDDGTLASFIGFRVQHDNARGPMKGGIRYHPEVEPDEVNALAQLMTWKTAVAKIPYGGAKGGIGCDPSELSISELERLTRVFTQKIHDLIGIHTDVPAPDMGTGPQTMAWILDEYSKFHGHSPAVVTGKPIDLGGSLGRDAATGRGVLFATEALLNEHGKSISGQRFVIQGFGNVGSWAAKLINEKGGKIVAVSDVTGAIKNKNGIDISGLLEHTEENRGIKGFDGADSIDPDSVLVEDCDVLVPAALGGVINRENANEIKAKFIIEGANHPTDPEADEY, encoded by the exons ATGAACGCTTTAGCAGCAACCAACAGAAACTTCAAGCTAGCTTCTAGGCTTCTTGGTTTGGACTCAAAGCTTGAGAAAAGTCTTCTCATTCCCTTCAGAGAAATCAAG GTGGAATGTACCATACCGAAAGACGATGGAACTCTTGCATCATTCATTGGATTCAGAGTCCAACATGACAACGCAAGAGGTCCCATGAAAGGTGGCATCAGATATCATCCAGAG GTGGAACCGGATGAAGTAAACGCTTTGGCACAACTCATGACATGGAAAACCGCAGTGGCTAAGATACCTTACGGTGGAGCCAAAGGAGGCATTGGTTGTGACCCGAGCGAGCTAAGCATCTCAGAGCTTGAACGTTTGACTCGTGTTTTCACACAGAAGATCCATGATCTCATTGGGATTCATACCGATGTTCCAGCTCCTGATATGGGAACCGGTCCTCAG ACAATGGCGTGGATTCTTGATGAATACTCGAAGTTCCACGGACACTCTCCTGCTGTTGTGACAGGAAAACCCATT GATCTTGGTGGATCTTTGGGGAGAGATGCTGCTACAGGAAGAGGAGTGTTGTTTGCAACAGAAGCTCTACTCAATGAACATGGAAAGAGCATATCTGGACAGAGATTCGTCATCCAG ggttttggaaaTGTGGGTTCTTGGGCGGCTAAGTTGATAAATGAAAAAGGTGGGAAGATTGTGGCGGTGAGCGATGTCACAGGAGCAATCAAGAACAAGAACGGTATCGATATCTCTGGCTTGCTCGAGCATACCGAAGAAAACAGAGGAATCAAAGGGTTTGATGGTGCTGATTCCATCGATCCTGATTCAGTTCTTGTTGAAGATTGTGATGTTCTTGTCCCTGCAGCTTTAGGAGGCGTCATCAACAG GGAGAATGCAAATGAGATTAAAGCAAAGTTCATCATAGAAGGTGCTAATCATCCAACTGATCCTGAGGCTGACGAG TACTGA
- the LOC103828219 gene encoding putative syntaxin-131, translating to MNDLLKGSSEFSRDRSNRSDIESAHGPGNSGDLGLAGFFKKVGEIDSQYEKLDKHLKKLQAAHEETKAVTKGPAMKSIKQRMERDVDEVGRISRFIKGKIEELDRENLENRSKPGCGKGTGVDRTRAATTIAIKKKFKDKISEFQTLRQNIHQEYREVVERRVFTVTGQRADEEMVDRLIETGDSEQIFQKAIMEQGRGQIMDTLAEIQERHDAVRDLEKKLLDLQQVFLDMAVLVDAQGEMLNNIENMVSSAVDHVQSGNNQLTKALKKQKSSRKWMCIAILILLIIIIITVVSVIKPWTQKHGGA from the exons ATGAACGACCTCTTAAAG GGCTCGTCAGAGTTCTCGAGAGATCGATCAAACAGAAGCGATATTGAGTCAGCACATGGACCAGGTAACTCTGGAGATCTCGGCCTCGCCGGTTTCTTCAAAAAG GTCGGAGAAATCGATAGTCAATATGAGAAGCTTGACAAGCATCTCAAGAAGCTTCAGGCAGCACACGAGGAGACTAAAGCCGTCACCAAGGGTCCTGCAATGAAAT CAATCAAGCAGAGGATGGAGAGAGATGTTGATGAAGTGGGAAGAATCTCTCGTTTCATCAAAGGAAAGATCGAAGAACTTGATAGAGAG AATCTTGAGAACCGGAGTAAACCGGGATGTGGGAAAGGAACTGGAGTAGACAGAACAAGAGCAGCCACAACTAT CGCGATAAAGAAGAAGTTCAAGGACAAGATATCTGAATTCCAA ACTCTAAGACAAAACATTCACCAAGAATACAGAGAAGTTGTGGAGAGGCGTGTGTTTACAG TGACTGGGCAACGAGCTGATGAAGAG ATGGTCGATAGATTGATTGAAACGGGAGACAGTGAGCAGATTTTTCAGAAAGCAATCATGGAGCAAGGACGAGGCCAG ATAATGGATACACTAGCTGAGATTCAGGAACGTCATGACGCTgtcagagatttagagaagaaacTCCTTGACCTCCAACAG GTGTTTCTTGATATGGCCGTGCTGGTGGATGCACAGGGAGAGATGCTAAACAACATAGAGAATATG GTCTCAAGCGCTGTGGATCATGTTCAATCCGGGAACAACCAACTAACAAAGGCACTAAAGAAACAGAAAAGTTCaaggaaatggatgtgcattgCCATCCTCATCCttcttatcatcatcatcattacaGTTGTCTCTGTTATCAAACCATGGACACAGAAACATGGTGGTGCTTAG
- the LOC103828224 gene encoding putative H/ACA ribonucleoprotein complex subunit 1-like protein 1 yields MRPPMGRGGFRGRGGRDGGGRFGGGGGRFGGGGGRFGGGRFGGFRDEGPPEEVVEVATFVHACEGDAVTKLSQEKIPYFNAPIYLQNKTQIGKVDEIFGAINESLFSIKMMEGIVATSYAPGDKFFIDPAKLLPLARFLPQPKGQSAGGRGGRGGRGGFSRGRGGPPSRGRGGFRGRGPPGGGRGFPSRGGGRGGFRGRGRGF; encoded by the exons ATGAGACCACCAATGGGAAGAGGCGGGTTCAGAGGGAGAGGAGGAAGAGACGGCGGCGGTCGAttcggtggaggaggaggacgaTTTGGTGGCGGCGGCGGACGATTCGGTGGCGGTCGATTTGGCGGGTTTAGAGACGAAGGGCCTCCTGAAGAAGTCGTGG AGGTTGCCACGTTCGTCCATGCGTGTGAGGGAGACGCTGTGACCAAACTCTCTCAGGAGAAGATTCCTTATTTCAATGCACCTATCTACCTTCAGAACAAGACTCAGATTGGTAAAGTTGATGAAATCTTTGGCGCCATCAATGAATCT TTGTTTTCTATCAAAATGATGGAAGGTATTGTGGCGACCTCGTATGCTCCTGGAGACAAGTTCTTCATCGACCCTGCTAAGCTTTTGCCCCTCGCTAGGTTCCTTCCTCAGCCAAA GGGTCAGTCAGCTGGCGGCCGTGGTGGTCGTGGCGGTCGTGGAGGATTCTCCAGAGGTAGAGGCGGTCCTCCTTCAAGAGGGCGAGGAGGTTTCAGAGGAAGAGGTCCACCAGGAGGAGGCAGAGGATTTCCCTCACGAGGTGGTGGTCGTGGAGGCTTCAGAGGCAGAGGAAGAGGATTCTAG
- the LOC103828258 gene encoding putative disease resistance protein At4g11170, with product MDVSSLASPQGGYDVFPSFRGLDVRQTFLSHLLKEFERKGINTFKDSQIKRGKYISPELKQAIRESRICLIILSKNYASSSWTLGELVEILESRKASGKTVMTVFYDIDPSHVRKQSGEFGMAFRKTCERKTEHQKQRWKQALTNVASILGEDSHKWSQRFSLLRDNEADMISKIAKDVSNELNFTPSRDFDYLVGIEAHLAKMTSLLCLESDETRVVGIWGPLGIGKTTIARAIYNQISRSFQRSLFMDNVKRSYRSGGDSDDYTLRLRLQREFLSKILDHKDMEIHHLGTAQQRLKYQKVLVVLDNVDKLEQLQALANGPPWFGKGSRIIVTTDNKHLLEAHKIKHIYEVKFPSKDEALKIFSQSAFTQNAPPEGYLNLAVEVTELTSHLPLGLCVLGKALCGESVSMWTDQLPRIKTSLNRDIEQVLIVGYNGLDDKDKTIFLHIACLFEGKRVDCVTQFLGNSGLDIKYGLGVLVERALISILSDKLIIMHRLLRQMGREIVRKHSIQLSMRCRFLMGACYMYHVVANNIGTGAVLGTTKVSLTNEKALSGMHDHQCIRFCRHMVDKGSKLAKLVWDGISVLVLSMFWLLRCAFLSIMSMPTAAFEHPFWKLKKRLSHLKPSKEVNCCVDVARS from the exons aTGGATGTCTCTTCTTTGGCCTCTCCTCAGGGGGGATACGATGTGTTCCCAAGCTTCAGAGGTCTAGACGTCCGTCAAACTTTTCTCAGCCACTTGCTTAAGGAATTTGAGCGCAAGGGAATCAATACTTTCAAAGATAGTCAGATCAAGAGAGGCAAATACATCAGTCCTGAGCTCAAACAAGCTATAAGAGAATCAAGAATCTGCCTCATCATCCTCTCTAAGAACTACGCATCTTCAAGCTGGACACTGGGAGAGTTAGTTGAGATCTTGGAGTCTAGGAAAGCTTCTGGTAAAACGGTAATGACAGTTTTCTATGACATTGACCCGTCTCATGTAAGAAAACAGAGCGGGGAATTTGGAATGGCATTTAGAAAGACTTGTGAGAGAAAGACAGAACATCAGAAGCAGAGATGGAAGCAAGCTTTGACCAATGTTGCAAGCATACTCGGAGAAGATTCACATAAGTG GAGCCAAAGATTCTCTCTTCTCAGGGACAATGAAGCAGATATGATCTCAAAGATTGCCAAAGATGTTTCTAACGAGTTGAACTTCACACCATCAAGGGACTTTGATTATTTAGTTGGAATTGAAGCTCACCTAGCCAAGATGACTTCACTGTTATGCCTAGAATCAGATGAAACAAGGGTGGTTGGGATTTGGGGGCCCTTGGGGATCGGCAAAACAACAATTGCAAGAGCCATATACAATCAGATTTCAAGAAGCTTCCAGCGCAGTCTCTTTATGGATAATGTCAAGAGAAGTTACAGAAGTGGTGGTGACTCTGACGATTATACTTTAAGGCTGAGGTTGCAAAGAGAGTTTCTTTCCAAGATCTTAGACCATAAGGATATGGAGATACACCATTTAGGTACAGCTCAACAAAGGTTGAAGTACCAGAAAGTTCTTGTTGTTCTTGACAATGTTGATAAGCTAGAGCAACTACAAGCTTTGGCGAATGGACCTCCCTGGTTTGGTAAAGGAAGTAGGATCATCGTGACGACAGACAATAAACATCTCTTGGAAGCACATAAGATCAAGCATATATATGAAGTGAAATTCCCATCTAAAGATGAAGCTCTGAAGATTTTCTCTCAGTCTGCTTTTACACAAAATGCTCCCCCAGAGGGTTATCTGAACCTTGCAGTTGAAGTAACGGAGCTAACTAGTCATCTTCCATTAGGCCTATGTGTTCTTGGCAAAGCATTGTGCGGGGAGAGCGTGAGCATGTGGACTGATCAACTACCTAGGATCAAAACCAGTCTCAATAGGGACATTGAACAAGTCCTAATAGTTGGTTACAATGGATTAGATGATAAAGACAAAACTATATTTCTCCACATTGCGTGTTTGTTTGAAGGCAAAAGAGTTGATTGTGTGACACAGTTTCTTGGAAACAGTGGTCTAGATATCAAATATGGACTTGGTGTTCTTGTCGAAAGAGCTCTCATTAGTATACTGAGTGACAAGCTTATTATAATGCACCGTTTGCTAAGACAGATGGGCAGAGAGATTGTTCGTAAACACTCTATTCAGTTGTCTATGAGATGCCGGTTCTTGATGGGTGCTTGCTACATGTACCATGTTGTTGCTAATAATATT GGCACTGGAGCTGTGTTAGGCACAACCAAAGTCAGCCTCACAAATGAGAAAGCCCTAAGCGGCATGCATGATCACCAATGTATAAGATTTTGCAGACATATGGTGGATAAG GGGAGCAAATTGGCCAAACTAGTCTGGGATGGAATCAGTGTCTTGGTTTTGTCCATGTTTTGGCTCCTTAGGTGTGCCTTTCTTTCCATCATGAGTATGCCCACTGCTGCATTTGAACATCCGTTTTGGAAACTCAAGAAGAGACTTTCCCATCTGAAACCCAGCAAAGAGGTGAACTGCTGTGTGGACGTTGCAAGGAGCTAG
- the LOC103828223 gene encoding 5'-adenylylsulfate reductase-like 5, which yields MDLRVPFLLLIAVSCFPSSFASSSPSVCNHESELFRFDIHSKCPPSMYPTPPIEIDGDSLDRLMALHHDGNAYVSVLFYASWCPFSRALRSKFDTLSSMFPQIHHLALDHSQALPSVFSRYGIHSLPSILMVNQTSKARYHGRKDLTSLIEFYEESTGLKPVQYVSEPEPTTSVDATDGNMITWLRKGTSISEVFKGDPFLVLSLLFVCLQAAILVFPMAEQRLKALWASYVPNLNLERFGEVSQVFRRAVHMVDVRRLWLKLTLVKTRSFHERAKNARAWASSLASVSLGQTSSNQS from the exons ATGGATCTTCGTGTTCCGTTTCTCCTCCTCATAGCTGTCTCATGCTTTCCCTCTAGCTTCGCTTCTTCGTCGCCGTCCGTTTGCAATCACGAGTCCGAGCTGTTCCGGTTCGATATACACTCCAAATGCCCTCCTTCTATGTATCCAACTCCTCCTATCGAG ATAGATGGAGACTCACTTGACAGGTTAATGGCTTTGCACCATGATGGAAATGCTTATGTGTCAGTGCTATTTTACGCATCCTGGTGCCCCTTCTCACGTGCTCTGCGCTCTAAGTTCGATACGTTGAGCTCCATGTTCCCTCAGATACACCACCTAGCTCTGGACCATTCTCAAGCTCTACCATC TGTCTTTTCAAGGTATGGCATCCATAGCCTACCTTCAATCCTGATGGTAAATCAAACTTCAAAAGCGCGGTACCACGGTCGAAAGGATCTTACATCCCTTATTGAGTTTTATGAGGAATCAACAG GTCTCAAACCTGTTCAGTATGTGTCTGAACCGGAACCAACAACCAGCGTAGACGCTACAGATGGTAACATGATCACATGGTTACGCAAAGGGACGTCTATTAGTGAAGTATTCAAAGGAGATCCATTCCTGGTACTGTCTCTGCTGTTTGTCTGCTTACAAGCGGCAATCCTCGTCTTCCCCATGGCAGAACAGCGTTTGAAAGCGTTGTGGGCTTCTTACGTTCCCAATCTGAACCTGGAAAGATTTGGAGAGGTGAGCCAAGTGTTCAGGCGTGCTGTTCACATGGTGGACGTGAGGAGGCTGTGGTTGAAACTAACGCTCGTCAAAACAAGGAGCTTCCATGAAAGGGCAAAGAACGCTCGAGCGTGGGCTTCATCGCTAGCATCTGTCTCCCTAGGCCAAACTTCATCAAACCAGTCCTGA